The Oncorhynchus kisutch isolate 150728-3 linkage group LG20, Okis_V2, whole genome shotgun sequence genome has a segment encoding these proteins:
- the LOC109865629 gene encoding proline-rich protein 12: MDRNYPGTGFGDLGAGWSYERSAKASLVYGSSRSSHPESELLHRQAYGTPHPLQGYATNHHPGSSGQGGAWGAGRSLGLSGLFDTGLHHASPSGPDASVMNLISALESQRGPQPQPSASSLLSQFRTPSWQTAMHTPAPAELFISGSGSFPSSSALSAYQHPASFSSRSFPTLQDTPTFSPTSNGLLSPHDPLLHIKGPAQSSLGFDRLLSSQGAAAAYRGAQDSTGAASSAQASSALHIQSHQFNLLSSQLQDQSSQLYNASVFSSAQAQAQAQAQAQSNSVQERAVPRQDSVIKHYQRPTPSQSQLSSSAAHSLQQYLSCGGAGYQQIAHPRHAGLSCSPLGDQSPSSDHKASSRTEQVYRPIIQPPYSSSSSSAVGKGAKSNSSSGYSSASSVSSSRTPHTPPSASSTSSTSSSSSSASGAHPSNSIPPSSSSSGPSRQQPPTQSAPPAPQQQQPPPTSSSSAQQPLPKHRLSSYSSPAPLVKPPTAALAGQTPPQPQTQSYSPSQPPLSHLPQSYGGFSSPQAQDLSSSGVRKGYGSLGGQSQSYSADVVYGTDSAYGSLPSSLGGEGSPSIGYGPGHSPALLRSGGPSGGGTSGGGGSSSSGGGTSGSGGGGGATSSMVNERGGGGGGSYHIPESIPSPSANSGIIRPGLHSPAPACPTKTPGGTGSNKYISSVLSPTFMSSPQGYPDTRGPRPQSYHPNSSKTKSDPSSMLGVGSQRAQEDVDDDFLIQHLFQAQASPASQESHHHSQQQQSQQTAQQQAPPQPVSSTTDGGKGLSSYELGKSSEERCHLQSVIRTHSATSSTESGGGVTGLDRQLEMSLKKQQQQQQRNDRRGGGRIGGRGSAEQSHPLLHHSLGSVVHYGRGDPYSLGPQHTSHPQQQHTASHAHLQSLTHMDPQKKPQERSELVYPRKTPEVQQQQHSQSQASATLMDSPTHQSRQTPHLLQSVLSHTTRNKMEPHQQQQQQHSVSQQQAMMDGAGGRMGPNKHQIPTQQASQLQLQLQSQALEAAVAATHYSHGPPQQDQSQSKQQQQSSVVSSLDMLECSISQTSSTDGGGVEGRRGGGSGECRMQQEQQRLSSHHPQHSEVHSLLSEPDMGLSASSQVHHLPQHHQQQQHPNSHHQQSHSGHHSQGHAHPLSNHLPPPSASTHSQQQKSQSHPSQLTLGQQVQLDQQQRSEQHPFDTVSPVEKSGGQSQNHFVPLTSICFPDSLLQDEDRSFFPGMEDMFCSDDYSKSSCTGGSAGPMQGEMNKEGPGDGHEEAMKANSGGGSGGGSGRASYDMHGHHGGDQGYVQYCHGLSESGSSTMDLDSLKTHELPSTVNTEQLGLIQLQGPGGMGVTGPGKLSSSPGGGAGGTGVSPGGLTSPIFCSSRPKKLLKSSSFHLLKERRDPNTLPKKSYAQEYEFEDDEDKDNQPADIRLNSRRLPDLLPDLVSSCRKTGVGAGGGGTLSPLMGDLNFYHTTGYPPLGPPPQLMSQDMVKKRGRKPTKQKREGPPRPRGRPRIRPQPEQHTPCEMLTGEMGGGTGVGGGNGGGMEGKLGRDRGGGCRVRRNDMFMEMTRKDHMQQHHHQQQQHQLHHQAPQHQEPIPPLKIKLPIGSMSSSDDLLRIDSLSGTDPALSDGSVGSAPSLGLSPGPPCGGTDSNRTQNKSKQNSQMLSDGVDGEGMDGRVDEKDSESKAGFMASFMDFLKSGKRPQGLEMPVGMESGHGDTSPLKCGGLCPLSPVPPPFGEGEGNGGLALVGCPSPCKRTLDDELKRNLETLPSFSSDEEDSVGKNQDLQKSISSAISALYDTPQLAFQPPPPPPQSQPQPRQAQHTSTPLQPPTLSPQTPSHTPHTQLQAAEPAVLQREDREMEENDDEEERKMGGGNESEVKVMEEEVPEFETLGAHKLEASLPESQEAPVAPPPPSASPTQSFSPSPPPSPLPPLSLPSSPMPPQEAAQQQKSQPLSPLPPFNPSPLHPAHATLPLYPSPLHPASATLPLSSPLPQSSPATDIPKYSPEPRASPEEAPASQVTSLHVAQKQEDAAIAGESEEDESESGGEGIFRERDEFVVRVEDIATMKLALKTGREPPPIWRVQKALLQKFSPEIKDGERQFCATSNYLGYFGDAKRRYQRLYVKFLENVNKKDYVRVCSRRPWHRPSGLRRQALPKIASTPPTTLTPPRAEREQRVAPPREPVQREPRERTRAKIEQREKATAGLKEKQREKERRVQLSQEKPEKRAAAVATMERGKGKEEKKGGVEKEKMECPPKLKPAKVKAEPPLKKRKKWLKEVPSSSDSDSSEEAASEDEMPVRGGVNNRAMREMFRSYVEMLVSTALDPDMIQALEDTDDELYLPGMRKIDGIIVEQKRRLMRRVNMGTQHQDALHTYPQMAGDPLDSGTVRVRFSGEGYNRKTLNRVKKSLPKPQDLKLSTESCRIYSLYHSLHHYKYHTFLHCKKETNTIEQAAEDPGQEEVVQQCMANHGWLDTLFNSFIELLTLSTKA, translated from the exons ATGGATAGAAATTACCCGGGAACAGGGTTCGGTGATTTGGGCGCAGGATGGAGTTACGAAAGATCCGCGAAAGCAAG TCTCGTCTATGGGAGCTCCAGATCATCACACCCTGAGTCTGAGCTTCTCCATCGACAAGCCTACGGCACTCCTCACCCTCTGCAGGGCTATGCCACCAATCACCACCCGGGCAGCTCTGGCCAAGGAGGTGCTTGGGGTGCAGGACGGAGTTTGG GTCTCTCTGGACTATTTGACACAGGTCTGCACCACGCCAGCCCCTCTGGCCCAGATGCCTCAGTCATGAATCTGATCTCTGCTCTTGAGTCCCAGCGGGGTCCCCAGCCTCAACCCTCCGCCTCCTCCCTGCTTTCCCAGTTCCGCACTCCGTCCTGGCAGACAG CGATGCACACCCCTGCCCCTGCCGAGCTCTTCATCTCCGGCTCGggctccttcccctcttcctctgccCTCTCGGCCTATCAGCACCCAGCCTCCTTCTCCAGCCGCTCCTTCCCCACCCTCCAGGACACTCCCACGTTCAGCCCTACCTCCAATGGACTCCTCTCCCCCCACGACCCTCTGCTACACATTAAGGGTCCCGCCCAGTCCAGCCTGGGCTTCGACCGCCTCCTGTCCTCTCAGGGCGCCGCCGCAGCCTACCGTGGTGCCCAGGACTCCACAGGCGCCGCCTCCTCGGCCCAAGCTTCGTCGGCACTACACATCCAGTCCCACCAGTTCAACCTGCTGTCCTCCCAGCTGCAGGACCAATCCTCCCAGTTGTACAACGCCTCAGTGTTCTCCTCAGCCCAAGCTCAGGCTCAGGCCCAAGCTCAGGCCCAATCTAACTCGGTCCAGGAGAGGGCTGTGCCCCGGCAGGACAGCGTAATCAAGCACTACCAGCGGCCCACGCCGTCCCAGTCACAGCTCTCCTCCTCGGCAGCCCACTCCCTACAGCAGTACCTCAGCTGCGGAGGAGCCGGGTACCAGCAGATAGCCCACCCCCGGCATGCCGGCCTCTCCTGCAGCCCCCTGGGTGACCAGAGTCCCTCCTCGGACCACAAGGCCTCTTCCCGGACAGAACAGGTTTATCGGCCAATCATCCAGCCCCCTTactcgtcctcctcctcttcagcagTGGGGAAGGGCGCCAAGAGCAACTCTAGCAGCGGCTACTCTTCGGCCAGCTCTGTGTCCTCCTCCCGCACCCCTCACACGCCCCCTTCTGCATCCTCCACTTCTTcgacctcttcttcttcctcctctgcctcGGGAGCCCACCCCTCCAACTCCATTCCCCCCTCCAGCTCTAGCTCGGGCCCCTCTAGACAGCAGCCTCCCACCCAGAGCGCTCCCCCAGCTCCCCAGCAGCAACAGCCCCCTCCAACCTCATCCTCGTCTGCCCAGCAGCCCTTACCCAAGCACAGGCTCTCGAGCTACAGCTCACCCGCACCTCTTGTGAAACCCCCCACTGCTGCCCTCGCAGGCCAAACCCCGCCGCAACCGCAGACCCAGTCATACTCACCCAGTcagccccctctctcccacctcccccaGTCATATGGCGGCTTCAGCTCCCCTCAGGCCCAAGACCTGAGCTCATCCGGGGTAAGAAAAGGCTATGGGAGCCTGGGAGGGCAAAGCCAGTCGTACTCTGCGGATGTGGTATACGGGACTGACTCTGCTTACggttccctcccctcctctctaggCGGAGAGGGAAGTCCGTCAATAGGTTACGGCCCAGGCCACTCCCCCGCCCTTTTACGGTCGGGTGGGCCGTCTGGGGGTGGAACCTCAGGAGGCGGTGGTAGTAGCAGCTCAGGAGGTGGGACTTCCGgctcaggaggaggaggaggagccacGAGCAGTATGGTAAATGAGAGAGGAGGTGGCGGAGGAGGGTCTTACCATATCCCTGAGTCGATCCCCTCCCCGTCGGCCAACTCTGGGATCATCCGTCCAGGGTTGCACTCCCCTGCCCCTGCCTGCCCCACCAAGACCCCAGGAGGAACGGGCTCCAACAAATACATCTCCTCTGTCCTTTCCCCCACCTTCATGTCCTCCCCTCAGGGCTACCCTGACACCAGAGGCCCTCGGCCCCAGTCCTACCACCCCAACTCCAGCAAGACCAAATCTGACCCCAGCAGCATGCTAGGTGTGGGCTCTCAGAGGGCTCAAGAGGACGTGGATGACGACTTCTTGATCCAGCACCTTTTCCAAGCCCAGGCCAGTCCAGCGTCCCAGGAGTCCCATCACCACTCCCAGCAGCAACAATCTCAACAGACGGCCCAACAGCAGGCACCTCCACAGCCCGTCTCCTCCACCACAGATGGCGGCAAAGGGCTGTCGTCCTATGAGCTGGGAAAGAGCTCTGAGGAGAGGTGCCACCTCCAGAGCGTTATCCGCACTCACAGCGCCACCTCCAGCACCGAATCGGGCGGGGGGGTTACTGGCCTAGACAGGCAGCTGGAGATGTCTCTCAAgaaacagcagcaacaacaacagaggaATGACAGACGAGGTGGTGGCAGGATTGGAGGAAGAGGAAGTGCTGAGCAAAGtcaccccctcctccaccactcttTGGGATCAGTGGTGCACTACGGCCGGGGCGACCCATACTCCCTGGGCCCCCAACACACCTCCCACCCGCAGCAACAGCACACCGCCTCCCATGCCCACCTTCAATCCCTCACTCACATGGACCCGCAGAAGAAGCCACAAGAGCGCTCAGAGCTGGTGTACCCACGCAAGACCCCCGAGGTCCAGCAGCAACAACACTCTCAGTCTCAAGCCTCAGCCACCCTCATGGATTCCCCCACACACCAGTCCCGCCAAACGCCCCACCTGCTCCAGTCTGTGCTGTCCCACACCACCCGCAACAAGATGGAACcccatcagcagcagcagcagcagcattcgGTGAGCCAACAACAAGCTATGATGGATGGAGCCGGAGGGCGAATGGGCCCAAATAAACACCAGATTCCGACCCAGCAGGCTTCCCAGCTTCAGCTACAACTCCAGTCCCAGGCTTTGGAGGCCGCAGTGGCGGCCACTCACTACAGCCACGGACCTCCTCAGCAGGACCAGAGCCAGTCCAAGCAACAACAGCAGAGCTCGGTGGTGTCCTCCCTGGACATGCTGGAGTGCTCGATCTCCCAGACCTCCAGTACGGAtggagggggagtggaggggaggagaggaggagggagcggAGAGTGCCGCATGCAACAAGAGCAGCAGAGGCTCTCGTCCCACCACCCTCAACACTCAGAGGTCCACTCATTACTCTCTGAGCCTGACATGGGCTTATCCGCCTCCTCGCAAGTGCACCACCTCCCCCAGCACCATCAACAACAGcaacaccccaactcacaccACCAGCAAAGCCACTCAGGGCACCACTCCCAAGGCCATGCTCACCCCCTGTCCAACCACTTGCCCCCTCCCTCAGCTTCCACCCACTCACAGCAACAGAAGTCCCAGTCCCACCCTTCCCAGCTCACCCTGGGCCAGCAGGTCCAATTGGACCAGCAACAGCGCTCTGAGCAGCACCCGTTTGACACGGTCAGCCCTGTGGAGAAAAGCGGCGGTCAGAGCCAGAATCACTTCGTCCCACTCACCTCCATCTGCTTCCCGGACTCGCTCCTGCAAGACGAGGACCGCTCCTTCTTCCCTGGCATGGAGGACATGTTCTGCTCGGATGACTACTCCAAGTCGAGCTGCACCGGAGGAAGCGCAGGCCCAATGCAGGGGGAGATGAACAAAGAGGGACCAGGAGATGGCCATGAGGAGGCCATGAAGGCTAATTCAGgtggaggaagtggagggggAAGCGGAAGAGCCAGCTACGACATGCATGGCCACCACGGTGGCGACCAGGGCTACGTGCAGTACTGCCACGGTCTCTCCGAGTCAGGCAGCAGCACCATGGACCTGGACTCCCTTAAGACCCACGAGCTGCCCTCTACCGTCAATACGGAGCAGCTGGGCCTGATCCAGTTGCAGGGCCCCGGAGGCATGGGTGTCACTGGCCCGGGGAAATTGTCCTCGAGTCCAGGCGGGGGCGCTGGCGGTACTGGTGTCAGTCCTGGAGGCCTCACCTCACCCATCTTCTGCTCTTCGCGCCCCAAGAAGCTACTCAAGTCGAGCTCGTTCCATCTGCTCAAGGAGCGCCGGGACCCCAACACGCTGCCCAAGAAGAGCTACGCGCAGGAGTACGAGTTCGAGGATGACGAGGACAAGGACAACCAGCCGGCAGACATCCGCCTGAACAGCCGCCGGCTCCCCGACCTCCTCCCTGACCTGGTCTCTAGTTGTCGTAAGACAGGAGTTGGGGCTGGAGGAGGAGGCACGCTCAGCCCCCTCATGGGAGACCTTAACTTCTACCACACGACAGGCTACCCCCCCCTCGGCCCCCCTCCCCAGCTCATGTCGCAGGACATGGTCAAGAAGAGGGGCCGTAAGCCCACCAAGCAAAAGAGAGAGGGGCCTCCCAGGCCCAGGGGTAGGCCTCGCATTCGCCCGCAGCCAGAGCAACACACGCCCTGCGAAATGTTGACCGGTGAGATGGGAGGAGGAACCGGAGTAGGAGGGGGgaatggaggaggaatggagggtaAACTGGGCAGGGATCGTGGTGGTGGATGCCGGGTGAGGAGAAATGACATGTTTATGGAGATGACTAGGAAGGACCACATGCAGCAACACCACCATCAGCAACAACAGCATCAGCTCCACCACCAGGCTCCACAGCATCAGGAGCCCATACCACCTCTCAAG ATCAAACTGCCCATCGGCTCCATGTCCTCTTCCGACGACCTGCTGAGGATAGACTCTCTGTCTGGTACAGACCCCGCTCTGTCGGACGGCTCGGTGGGCTCGGCACCCTCCCTTGGCCTGAGTCCCGGACCCCCGTGCGGAGGGACAGACTCCAACAGGACCCAGAACAAGAGCAAGCAGAACAGCCAGATGCTGAGTGATGGAGTGGACGGAGAGGGGATGGATGGAAGG gtggaTGAGAAGGATTCGGAATCCAAGGCGGGCTTCATGGCCTCCTTCATGGACTTCCTCAAGTCGGGAAAGAGACCTCAGGGCTTGGAAATGCCTGTGGGAATGGAATCAGGACATGGTGACACCTCACCTCTCAAATGTGGCGGTCTCTGTCCCTTGTCCCCAGTGCCGCCTCCATTCGGGGAGGGTGAGGGCAACGGTGGCCTGGCCCTGGTTGGCTGCCCCAGCCCCTGCAAGCGCACCCTGGATGACGAGCTGAAGAGGAACCTGGAGACGCTGCCCTCGTTCTCCTCGGATGAGGAGGATTCGGTGGGCAAGAACCAGGACCTGCAGAAGAGCATCTCCTCAGCCATCTCGGCTCTCTATGATACACCGCAGCTGGCCTTCCAGccgccccctcccccaccccagtCCCAACCCCAACCCAGGCAGGCCCAGCACACATCGACCCCTCTGCAGCCCCCCACCCTCAGCCCCCAGACCCCCTCACACACCCCTCACACCCAGCTCCAGGCGGCCGAGCCGGCTGTACTACAGCGAGAGGACCGGGAGATGGAGGagaatgatgatgaggaggagaggaagatgggaggGGGTAATGAGAGTGAAGTGAAGGTTATGGAAGAGGAGGTGCCAGAGTTTGAAACACTTGGTGCACACAAATTAGAAG CTTCCCTCCCAGAGTCCCAGGAGGCACCAGTCGCACCCCCACCTCCCTCCGCCTCCCCCACTcaatccttctctccctctcccccgccTTCCCccttacctcccctctctctcccttcatcaccCATGCCGCCACAAGAAGCAGCACAACAGCAGAAGTCCCAACCTCTGAGCCCCCTCCCTCCTTTCAATCCCTCCCCTCTTCATCCTGCTCACgcaaccctccctctctatccctcccctcttcATCCTGCTTctgccactctccctctctcctccccacttccTCAGTCATCCCCGGCCACGGATATCCCCAAGTACTCACCGGAGCCCCGTGCATCCCCGGAAGAAGCCCCTGCCTCTCAGGTCACCTCGCTGCATGTGGCTCAGAAGCAGGAGGATGCCGCCATCGCCggagagagcgaggaggatgAGAGCGAGAGCGGAGGTGAAGGCATTTTCCGAGAGAGGGACGAGTTTGTGGTGCGTGTGGAAGACATTGCAACTATGAAG CTGGCCCTGAAGACCGGTCGAGAGCCTCCCCCCATCTGGAGGGTGCAGAAAGCCCTGCTGCAGAAGTTCAGCCCTGAGATCAAGGACGGAGAGAGGCAGTTCTGTGCCACCAGCAAC tATCTGGGCTATTTTGGAGATGCCAAGAGGCGGTACCAGCGCCTGTACGTCAAGTTCCTGGAGAATGTTAACAAGAAGGACTACGTGAGAGTGTGCTCTCGACGACCCTGGCACAGACCATCTGGACTGAG GCGACAGGCCCTCCCCAAAATAGCGTCCACGCCTCCCACCACCCTGACCCCGCCTCGAGCTGAGAGGGAGCAGCGAGTGGCACCGCCGCGTGAGCCAGTGCAGCGCGAACCGAGGGAGAGAACAAGGGCAAAGATCGAACAGCGAGAAAAGGCGACCGCAGGGTtgaaagagaagcagagggagaaggagaggagggtgcaACTATCTCAGGAGAAGCCTGAGAAACGGGCCGCCGCGGTGGCAACGATGGAACGAGGGaaggggaaagaggagaagaaaggaggagtggagaaagagaagatgGAGTGCCCTCCCAAGTTGAAGCCAGCCAAGGTCAAGGCAGAGCCTCCTCTGAAAAAGAGGAAGAAGTGGCTGAAGGAGGTCCCCTCTTCATCTGATTCAGACTCGTCCGAGGAGGCAGCCAGTGAGGATGAGA TGCCAGTGCGAGGTGGGGTGAACAACCGGGCCATGCGCGAGATGTTCAGGAGCTATGTGGAGATGCTGGTCAGCACGGCCTTGGACCCCGACATGATCCAAGCCCTGGAGGATACAGACG ATGAGCTGTACCTCCCCGGGATGAGGAAGATTGACGGCATCATTGTGGAACAGAAGAGGAGGCTGATGAGGAGAGTTAACATGGGTACTCAGCACCAG